From the Maioricimonas rarisocia genome, one window contains:
- the glmM gene encoding phosphoglucosamine mutase gives MPRILSISGLRGVMGDGLDPEFCCRFAAALGTMAEGGTVVLSRDGRSTGPVVKHAVLAGLLSTGCRVVDADIATTPTCGVLVTHLNAAAGLQITASHNPIPWNGLKPFSPAGSVFDAATGQKLIALLESGDFNYRPWDGLGTVETLDDPAGPHIDRVLKLVDPDAIRDRKFKVVLDCNRGSGAVATPRLLETLGCEVTVLGGTPDGQFEHVPEPIEQNLTGLCEAVVSAGADVGFAQDPDADRLAIVDNTGRYIGEELTLALGADFVLAHRKGAFVVNGSTSRVNEDIASRHGCEFHRSYVGEAHVTAKMKSVDAVLGGEGNGGVIEPQVGYVRDSFVSMAYVLAGLVERGGTLAEWADSLPKYTIVKDKLECPREQVENACAALQSAYSDATPTDGDGLRLDWPDRWVQVRASNTEPILRVIAEAPDQTIAEDLCADAMEKVRAATS, from the coding sequence ATGCCCCGCATTTTGAGCATCTCGGGACTACGCGGCGTCATGGGCGACGGCCTCGATCCGGAGTTCTGCTGCCGGTTTGCCGCTGCTCTGGGAACGATGGCCGAAGGCGGCACGGTCGTCCTGTCGCGCGACGGTCGCTCGACCGGTCCGGTCGTCAAACATGCCGTGCTGGCCGGGCTGCTCTCGACCGGGTGCCGCGTCGTCGATGCCGACATCGCGACCACACCGACCTGCGGTGTTCTGGTGACGCATCTGAATGCCGCGGCGGGGCTGCAGATCACCGCGAGTCACAATCCGATTCCCTGGAACGGGCTGAAACCGTTTTCGCCGGCCGGGTCGGTCTTCGACGCGGCGACCGGACAGAAGCTGATCGCGCTGCTGGAGTCGGGCGACTTTAACTACCGGCCCTGGGATGGACTGGGAACTGTCGAGACGCTCGACGATCCGGCCGGTCCGCACATCGACCGGGTGCTCAAGCTGGTGGACCCGGACGCGATCCGTGACCGAAAGTTCAAGGTCGTGCTGGACTGCAATCGTGGATCGGGTGCGGTCGCTACGCCGCGGCTGCTCGAGACGCTCGGCTGCGAAGTGACGGTCCTGGGCGGCACGCCGGACGGACAGTTCGAGCACGTCCCCGAGCCGATTGAGCAGAATCTGACGGGATTGTGTGAAGCCGTGGTCTCGGCAGGAGCGGACGTCGGTTTTGCGCAGGACCCGGATGCCGACCGGCTGGCGATCGTCGATAACACCGGCCGGTATATCGGCGAAGAGCTGACGCTCGCCCTAGGTGCCGACTTCGTGCTCGCCCATCGCAAGGGAGCGTTCGTCGTCAACGGGTCGACCAGCCGCGTCAACGAAGACATCGCCTCGCGTCACGGCTGCGAGTTCCATCGCAGCTACGTCGGCGAAGCCCACGTGACGGCCAAGATGAAGTCGGTCGATGCGGTGCTGGGTGGCGAAGGAAACGGCGGCGTGATCGAGCCGCAGGTCGGCTATGTGCGGGACAGCTTCGTGTCGATGGCATACGTGCTGGCCGGTCTGGTCGAGCGCGGCGGCACGCTGGCCGAATGGGCCGATTCGCTGCCGAAGTACACGATCGTCAAGGACAAGCTGGAATGTCCGCGTGAGCAGGTGGAGAACGCCTGTGCGGCATTGCAGTCCGCCTACAGCGACGCGACGCCGACGGACGGGGATGGCCTGCGGCTGGACTGGCCGGACCGCTGGGTGCAGGTGCGGGCGAGCAATACCGAGCCGATCCTGCGGGTGATCGCCGAGGCACCGGATCAGACGATCGCCGAGGACCTCTGTGCCGACGCGATGGAGAAGGTACGAGCGGCGACGAGCTGA